One genomic segment of Dehalogenimonas alkenigignens includes these proteins:
- a CDS encoding inositol-3-phosphate synthase: MGKINVAIIGVGNCASSFVQGVYYYRKAKETEFVPGLMHVNLGGYHVSDIEFVAAFDIDKNKVGKDLSEAIFTAPNNTFKFTDVPLSGVKVERGMTHDGLGKYLSQVIEKAPGPTADIAGILKAKKVDVVINYLPVGSEEATKWYVEQVLEAGCAFINCIPVFIAREKYWQDRFINKGLPIIGDDIKSQVGATIVHRVLTHLFRERGVKLERTYQLNFGGNTDFLNMLERERLESKKISKTNAVSSQLDYKMSPNDIHVGPSDYVPWLQDRKFCHIRMEGRTFGDVPLLVECKLEVWDSPNSAGVVIDAVRCAKLALDRGLKGALFAPSSYFMKSPPEQYTDAQAHEATEAFISESVAELQSAKKTPSKEAK, translated from the coding sequence TTGGGTAAAATTAACGTAGCCATTATCGGAGTCGGCAATTGTGCCTCATCATTCGTTCAGGGTGTTTATTACTACCGCAAAGCTAAAGAAACCGAATTCGTCCCCGGTCTCATGCACGTCAACCTGGGCGGCTACCATGTTTCCGATATTGAATTCGTAGCGGCTTTCGACATCGACAAAAATAAAGTCGGCAAAGATCTGTCAGAAGCCATTTTCACCGCCCCCAACAATACCTTCAAATTCACCGATGTACCCCTGTCGGGTGTTAAAGTTGAACGCGGCATGACCCACGACGGCCTGGGCAAGTACCTGTCTCAGGTCATCGAAAAAGCCCCTGGGCCTACAGCCGATATCGCCGGCATCCTGAAAGCCAAAAAGGTTGATGTCGTTATCAACTATCTGCCGGTTGGATCCGAAGAAGCTACTAAATGGTATGTCGAGCAGGTTTTAGAAGCCGGCTGTGCTTTCATAAACTGTATTCCGGTATTCATCGCCCGGGAAAAGTATTGGCAGGACAGGTTTATAAATAAAGGGCTGCCGATCATCGGGGACGACATTAAAAGCCAGGTAGGAGCTACCATCGTTCACCGTGTGCTGACCCACCTTTTCCGAGAACGCGGAGTCAAACTCGAGCGCACCTATCAGCTTAACTTCGGCGGCAACACCGATTTTCTAAACATGCTGGAAAGGGAGCGCCTGGAGAGTAAAAAGATCTCCAAGACTAACGCTGTTTCTTCTCAACTCGATTACAAGATGAGTCCCAATGACATTCATGTCGGTCCCTCCGACTACGTTCCCTGGCTGCAGGACCGGAAATTCTGCCATATACGCATGGAAGGCCGCACCTTCGGCGACGTTCCATTGCTTGTTGAATGTAAACTCGAAGTCTGGGACAGCCCCAACTCCGCTGGCGTGGTTATCGACGCGGTGCGCTGTGCTAAACTGGCGCTGGATCGCGGTCTCAAAGGGGCGCTTTTTGCGCCTTCGTCTTACTTTATGAAATCGCCGCCGGAGCAGTATACCGACGCACAGGCTCACGAAGCCACTGAAGCTTTTATTTCTGAAAGCGTCGCCGAACTTCAGTCCGCCAAGAAAACGCCTTCCAAAGAGGCTAAATAG
- a CDS encoding glycosyltransferase family 4 protein, which translates to MKIALVAPYDFAYPGGVANHVAALANQLTALGHEVRIIAPASGPVTLFGDRFIRIGTPRPLPMSGSVARVTLSVSLANTIKATLAKERFDIIHLHEPFMIMLCSAMLRFSNSTNIGTFHAAEAKPGYNFAWPISRLMLNRRARKLHGHIAVSPAAQNYHSRFVKAEYTIIPNGIDLEHFNPAVKPMEQYCDGKINIVFVGRLEKRKGVKYLLDAFKTVHKHFPATRLLIVGPGTRLRPKFEKVVRRAHLEDDVSFTGGVSFADLPRYYQTADICCAPATGQESFGIVLLEAMALGKPIVASNIPGYAGVLTHEGEGLLVKPKNARDLASGISRLVEDKALREKLGRQGLVTVQNYTWDKVARRVESYYRQVLNKCGKPEAGGS; encoded by the coding sequence GTGAAGATAGCCCTGGTGGCGCCTTATGATTTCGCTTATCCAGGCGGGGTGGCTAATCATGTTGCCGCGCTGGCAAATCAACTCACCGCACTGGGGCATGAAGTACGCATCATCGCCCCGGCTTCCGGTCCGGTGACGCTTTTCGGCGACCGCTTTATCCGGATCGGCACGCCCCGTCCGCTGCCGATGTCCGGTTCTGTGGCGAGGGTGACTCTTTCAGTCAGTCTGGCTAATACCATCAAAGCCACCCTGGCCAAAGAGCGATTCGACATCATTCATCTCCACGAACCCTTCATGATCATGTTGTGCTCGGCCATGCTCCGTTTTTCTAATTCGACGAACATCGGGACCTTCCATGCTGCTGAAGCCAAGCCGGGTTACAATTTCGCCTGGCCTATAAGCCGGCTGATGCTCAACCGCCGTGCACGTAAACTTCACGGACATATCGCTGTATCTCCTGCGGCACAGAATTACCATTCGAGATTCGTCAAAGCTGAATATACCATCATCCCAAACGGCATCGACCTTGAGCATTTCAACCCTGCCGTTAAGCCGATGGAGCAGTATTGTGACGGCAAGATAAATATCGTTTTCGTCGGACGTCTTGAAAAAAGGAAAGGCGTCAAATATCTGCTTGACGCCTTTAAAACTGTGCATAAACACTTCCCTGCCACCCGTCTGTTGATCGTGGGTCCGGGTACGCGTCTTCGGCCGAAATTCGAAAAAGTCGTTCGCCGAGCGCACCTGGAGGATGATGTCAGCTTCACCGGCGGGGTATCTTTTGCCGATCTCCCGCGATATTACCAGACTGCCGATATCTGCTGTGCCCCGGCCACCGGGCAAGAGAGTTTCGGGATTGTCTTGCTCGAGGCGATGGCTTTGGGCAAGCCGATCGTAGCTTCCAATATTCCGGGGTACGCCGGGGTTCTGACCCATGAAGGCGAAGGACTGCTGGTTAAGCCAAAAAATGCCCGCGACCTGGCCTCCGGCATCTCCCGTCTGGTCGAAGATAAGGCATTGCGGGAAAAACTGGGACGTCAGGGATTGGTGACGGTACAGAATTATACTTGGGATAAGGTTGCCCGCCGCGTTGAGTCCTACTACCGTCAGGTGCTGAATAAATGCGGTAAACCGGAGGCTGGCGGCTCATGA
- a CDS encoding CDP-alcohol phosphatidyltransferase family protein, producing MTLNDARRSLGARLTGRISRILVKGRISPNFITWAGFLVTVGAAALIASGQLLTGGLVFLFASFFDMLDGAVARASSRITRFGGILDATLDRLSEATVFVGIMAYFALAGDVFPVVLTGATLAGSQVVSYLRARSEASGLEGKDGIFTRPERVIVLSLGLLTNWLVPALGVICIFSFITVAQRLTSAYRQLGGQ from the coding sequence ATGACGCTCAACGATGCCCGCCGCAGCCTCGGCGCCAGGTTGACCGGTAGAATTTCCCGAATACTGGTGAAAGGACGCATCAGCCCAAACTTTATTACCTGGGCTGGATTTCTCGTTACCGTCGGAGCCGCCGCGCTAATCGCCTCGGGACAGTTACTTACCGGCGGTTTGGTATTCTTGTTTGCCAGTTTTTTTGATATGCTTGACGGTGCGGTAGCCAGAGCATCAAGCAGGATCACCCGTTTTGGCGGCATCCTTGATGCCACACTTGACCGCCTTTCTGAAGCAACTGTATTCGTTGGAATCATGGCTTACTTCGCCCTCGCCGGCGACGTTTTTCCGGTGGTGCTTACCGGGGCCACTCTGGCCGGCTCGCAAGTTGTCAGCTACCTGCGAGCACGCTCCGAGGCCAGCGGCCTGGAGGGGAAGGATGGCATATTTACCCGGCCGGAGCGCGTCATTGTCTTGAGCCTGGGATTGCTCACCAACTGGCTGGTGCCGGCTCTAGGCGTTATCTGTATCTTCTCCTTCATCACCGTAGCTCAGCGTTTGACCAGTGCTTACCGCCAACTCGGCGGTCAGTGA